The Methanoregula boonei 6A8 genome has a window encoding:
- a CDS encoding precorrin-8X methylmutase — MSKESSHHAGTTESTYIDPGATTPEAYEISKTSRTLARKMVGNKTPEDRVRQRCSVAVGDFAMADLLRFSADPVAAAVAALKARAPIITDIRMVQVGIQKKGHHSEVLCALDFGSDIAQEQGITRSSAGFIALRDRIAGSIVVIGNAPSALLTVCAMIKEGIRPAVVIGAPVGFVNAAESKELLRTIDIPAVSTEGTRGGTPVAVAAINEIITILIEESAP; from the coding sequence ATGTCAAAGGAATCATCACACCACGCGGGTACCACCGAAAGTACGTATATTGACCCCGGCGCAACCACTCCCGAGGCCTATGAGATCTCAAAGACCTCGCGGACCCTTGCGCGGAAGATGGTGGGGAACAAAACTCCTGAGGACCGGGTCCGGCAGCGCTGCTCGGTCGCGGTTGGCGATTTTGCCATGGCTGACCTGCTCAGGTTCAGTGCCGACCCGGTAGCAGCAGCGGTGGCCGCACTTAAAGCCCGTGCCCCGATCATTACCGATATCCGCATGGTCCAGGTCGGGATCCAGAAAAAAGGACACCATTCTGAGGTCCTCTGCGCACTCGATTTTGGCAGTGATATTGCACAGGAACAGGGAATAACAAGGAGTTCTGCCGGTTTTATCGCACTCCGCGACAGGATTGCCGGGTCCATTGTGGTGATCGGGAACGCTCCGTCCGCACTTCTCACGGTCTGCGCTATGATCAAAGAGGGTATCCGGCCCGCAGTTGTGATCGGTGCACCGGTGGGTTTTGTGAATGCAGCAGAATCAAAAGAGCTCCTGCGGACAATTGACATCCCCGCCGTTTCCACGGAGGGGACACGGGGTGGTACTCCTGTGGCAGTTGCAGCCATAAACGAGATTATAACGATCCTGATTGAGGAATCGGCTCCATGA
- the cobJ gene encoding precorrin-3B C(17)-methyltransferase produces the protein MPAEHPAPGLFIVGIGPGRTEYLTVRAAHAIARAEYVIGNDSYLDSIGSLLEGKQVIRSSMGKEVERAKTAIELAQSHTVAMVSGGDAGVYGMAGIVLEVLEHSGAEIPVEIVPGVTAANAAASLVGSPLSGDFAVISLSDLLTPLEVIEKRLDAAFSVGIPVVLYNPRSHGRPHNFALAIEHARKYYPPTVPVAIVKNALREGQADPVIVTLGEIEHVMDDVDMHTTVIIGGSESRIWRMGNNVKGIITPRGYHRKYVY, from the coding sequence TTGCCCGCTGAGCACCCTGCACCCGGCCTTTTTATCGTGGGAATTGGTCCCGGCCGCACGGAATACCTGACGGTCCGGGCCGCACACGCGATTGCCCGTGCGGAATATGTCATCGGAAACGACAGTTACCTTGACTCCATCGGCTCCCTGCTCGAAGGAAAGCAGGTAATCCGGAGCTCGATGGGAAAAGAGGTGGAGCGGGCAAAAACAGCGATCGAGCTTGCACAGTCCCACACTGTTGCCATGGTATCTGGCGGTGATGCCGGGGTGTACGGCATGGCCGGCATTGTGCTCGAAGTGCTGGAGCACTCGGGGGCGGAGATCCCGGTTGAGATCGTGCCGGGCGTTACGGCAGCAAACGCCGCCGCTTCCCTTGTGGGATCCCCGCTCTCCGGGGATTTTGCGGTCATTTCCCTCTCGGACCTTTTAACCCCGCTCGAAGTGATCGAGAAGAGACTCGATGCAGCATTTTCGGTCGGGATTCCTGTCGTGCTCTACAATCCCCGGAGCCATGGCCGGCCACACAACTTTGCCCTTGCAATCGAGCATGCCCGGAAATATTATCCGCCAACCGTGCCGGTAGCGATAGTGAAAAATGCCCTTCGCGAGGGACAGGCTGACCCTGTTATCGTGACACTGGGGGAGATCGAACATGTCATGGACGATGTTGACATGCACACGACCGTGATTATTGGCGGGAGCGAAAGCAGGATATGGAGGATGGGTAACAATGTCAAAGGAATCATCACACCACGCGGGTACCACCGAAAGTACGTATATTGA
- the cbiG gene encoding cobalt-precorrin 5A hydrolase, which translates to MTDSVVIALARFLPDARRIAALLDADVMEYRAEIFAEVFPKARRIVALMSMGIAVRGIAPLLSDKWTDPAVVVVTPDFSYAVPLLGGHHGANALAKELEALGLIPVISTATEATGHDSVEGIAEREGRDIVNHDSTRAVNAGILDGNTKVYSVPGPGIVLAGPDVSILIRRGTYAVGIGCRKGVTEAEVTRAINGAFAEAGIQKDEVMLFATTAKKCSETGLIDAVASIPAPLIFLDDDTINAQVPRTPSKAKRLGLIGVAEPCALAVSKHRELIMNKKVFSKVTIAIAR; encoded by the coding sequence ATGACAGACTCGGTTGTGATCGCCCTGGCCCGCTTCCTGCCTGATGCCCGGCGGATTGCGGCACTCCTTGATGCGGATGTTATGGAGTACCGGGCCGAAATCTTTGCCGAGGTTTTTCCCAAAGCCCGGCGGATTGTTGCGCTGATGTCCATGGGCATCGCGGTCCGGGGCATTGCTCCCCTGCTTTCGGACAAGTGGACCGACCCGGCTGTTGTTGTGGTCACACCGGATTTTTCCTATGCAGTACCTCTGCTTGGTGGCCACCATGGGGCAAATGCCCTTGCAAAGGAACTTGAAGCACTGGGGCTTATCCCGGTCATCTCAACGGCCACTGAGGCTACCGGGCATGATTCGGTGGAGGGAATTGCAGAGCGTGAGGGTCGCGATATCGTGAACCACGACTCCACACGGGCGGTCAATGCGGGGATCCTTGACGGGAATACCAAGGTGTATTCTGTTCCCGGGCCCGGGATCGTTCTTGCCGGCCCGGATGTCTCCATACTTATCCGCCGGGGCACGTATGCAGTCGGGATCGGCTGCCGGAAGGGCGTGACTGAAGCCGAAGTGACCCGGGCGATAAACGGGGCTTTTGCAGAAGCGGGAATACAAAAAGATGAGGTCATGCTCTTTGCAACGACCGCAAAGAAATGCAGCGAGACCGGGCTCATCGACGCTGTTGCCTCAATCCCAGCCCCTTTAATATTCCTTGACGATGACACTATTAACGCGCAGGTGCCCCGGACTCCATCGAAGGCAAAGAGGCTCGGTTTAATCGGCGTTGCCGAACCCTGTGCACTTGCTGTCTCAAAGCACCGGGAACTGATTATGAACAAGAAAGTTTTTTCAAAGGTGACCATTGCCATTGCCCGCTGA
- a CDS encoding sensor histidine kinase, producing the protein MNETSSPGTLYNAPDRLKLIVLAILVLVGVFLEGIVHYLYHISAVYTQFYYLIVVVVCLWYGRAAIAIALFFGALQIAVSWLLAPDSLPYEAIIRALMLLLVAIVIWKIVEEMTGYYNRLLIQNAELKDLNARLDASREAFLTANKKLNLLSGITRHDIRNQLTALLAYIELSRMIQQDPEMTATIDKEELVANNILRQIEFTKDYEDIGVKTPTWNNVAEEMRILLPQLKSAGIALEISTGDLEIYADPLLEKVFENLVDNSLRHGEHVRHITVSYRKNPDGLALIYRDDGVGVAAAEKEKIFDRGFGKNTGLGLFISREILSITGLSISECGTPGTGVQFEIGVPEGRYRFIGSTESVNDGQGR; encoded by the coding sequence GTGAACGAGACTTCTTCGCCTGGCACCCTGTACAATGCCCCGGACCGGCTCAAGCTGATTGTCCTTGCCATCCTTGTCCTTGTTGGCGTGTTTCTTGAGGGCATTGTCCATTATCTGTACCACATCTCGGCCGTGTACACGCAGTTCTACTACCTCATAGTGGTCGTAGTCTGCCTGTGGTACGGCCGGGCCGCTATTGCGATTGCACTCTTCTTTGGGGCTCTCCAGATTGCAGTAAGCTGGCTGCTTGCGCCGGACTCCCTGCCGTACGAGGCCATTATCCGGGCGCTGATGCTCCTTCTTGTGGCGATCGTGATCTGGAAGATCGTGGAGGAGATGACGGGATATTACAACCGGCTCCTTATCCAGAATGCAGAGCTTAAGGATCTCAATGCCCGGCTGGACGCATCCCGTGAAGCATTCCTTACCGCAAACAAGAAACTCAATCTTCTTTCCGGCATTACCCGGCACGACATAAGGAACCAGCTGACCGCACTCCTTGCATATATCGAACTCTCCCGGATGATCCAACAGGATCCCGAGATGACCGCTACCATTGACAAGGAAGAGCTCGTGGCAAACAACATCCTGCGCCAGATCGAGTTTACGAAGGACTACGAAGATATCGGTGTAAAAACGCCTACATGGAACAACGTGGCAGAGGAGATGAGAATCCTTTTGCCGCAGCTCAAATCTGCCGGAATCGCCCTTGAGATCTCCACTGGCGATCTCGAAATTTATGCTGACCCCCTGCTCGAAAAGGTTTTTGAGAATCTGGTGGACAATTCCCTCCGTCATGGGGAGCATGTCCGGCACATTACCGTGTCATACCGGAAAAATCCTGACGGTCTGGCGCTTATCTACCGCGATGACGGAGTGGGTGTGGCAGCCGCAGAAAAAGAGAAGATCTTTGATCGTGGTTTTGGGAAGAACACCGGCCTTGGACTCTTTATCTCCCGTGAGATCCTTTCAATTACCGGCCTTTCCATCAGTGAGTGCGGGACACCCGGGACCGGGGTGCAGTTTGAGATCGGGGTACCGGAAGGGAGATACCGGTTTATCGGGAGCACGGAATCAGTGAATGATGGACAGGGACGCTGA
- a CDS encoding HhH-GPD family protein, translated as MTGAVRKKKSIQSMLDTNDFAFSPDIPTEDEGIQFRNMVLLFYQSRGRHDMLWRHTDDPYRILVSEIMLQQTQVDRVAIKYPEFIAAFPDAAALARAPLADVLAAWQGMGYNRRAVALKKSAEKMVDEFGGTLPGDPAVLATFPGIGPATAASICAFAYNLPVVFIETNIRRVFIHFFFSDADTVTDAEILPLVEQTLDRENPRVWYWALMDLGTELKKKVPNPNRKSAAYVKQAPFAGSDRRIRGLILKYVIAHAPVREKAIVTAVAEDPARIRRILAMLEREGFLAKAKDGFRIAE; from the coding sequence ATGACGGGCGCTGTCAGGAAAAAAAAGAGCATCCAGTCTATGCTCGACACAAACGATTTTGCCTTTTCGCCAGACATCCCGACAGAGGATGAGGGGATTCAATTCCGGAACATGGTGCTTTTGTTTTACCAATCCCGCGGCCGGCACGACATGCTCTGGCGTCACACGGATGACCCGTACCGGATCCTGGTCTCGGAAATCATGCTCCAGCAGACGCAGGTAGACCGCGTTGCGATAAAGTATCCTGAATTCATTGCTGCATTCCCGGATGCAGCGGCCCTTGCCCGGGCCCCTCTTGCCGATGTACTGGCTGCATGGCAGGGAATGGGATATAACCGCCGGGCAGTGGCCTTAAAGAAAAGCGCTGAAAAGATGGTGGATGAATTTGGTGGTACGCTTCCCGGCGACCCGGCGGTTCTAGCCACCTTTCCCGGCATCGGGCCGGCAACTGCAGCCTCCATCTGTGCTTTTGCCTATAACCTGCCGGTGGTCTTTATCGAGACGAACATCCGCCGGGTCTTTATCCATTTCTTCTTTTCCGATGCGGACACGGTAACCGATGCAGAGATCCTGCCGCTTGTGGAACAGACCCTTGACCGGGAAAATCCCCGGGTCTGGTACTGGGCACTGATGGATCTCGGCACGGAACTCAAAAAAAAGGTACCCAATCCCAACCGAAAGAGCGCGGCTTACGTAAAACAAGCCCCGTTTGCGGGATCGGACCGGCGGATCCGGGGCCTGATCCTGAAATATGTCATAGCACATGCCCCGGTCCGGGAGAAGGCAATTGTTACTGCAGTAGCAGAAGATCCGGCCCGTATTCGCCGGATCCTTGCTATGCTTGAACGTGAGGGATTTCTGGCAAAAGCAAAGGACGGGTTCCGGATCGCAGAATAA
- a CDS encoding bifunctional cobalt-precorrin-7 (C(5))-methyltransferase/cobalt-precorrin-6B (C(15))-methyltransferase — MANAAPAGGPTQDEILAVSLFKMNITSSDTVLDLGCGTGKVAIAAALRAKKVYAIDRRPEAIAYAQKAAQEAGAANIEFFCGEAADFLASAPLFDCAFVGGSQQIETFLPLIAKRVRRVIVVNAVLVSTLATVTATMQALGIFREAVNVQVSRSCALGKSFMFKPIDPVYIIVGAGAACS; from the coding sequence ATGGCCAATGCAGCGCCTGCCGGCGGTCCGACCCAGGACGAGATCCTTGCAGTCTCGTTATTTAAGATGAACATTACCTCGAGTGATACAGTTCTTGATCTCGGGTGCGGGACCGGCAAGGTGGCAATTGCGGCTGCTTTGCGGGCAAAGAAAGTGTACGCCATTGACCGGCGTCCGGAGGCAATTGCGTATGCACAAAAAGCAGCACAGGAGGCCGGTGCAGCCAATATCGAATTCTTCTGCGGGGAAGCGGCAGATTTCCTGGCATCTGCTCCCCTTTTTGACTGCGCATTTGTCGGGGGTTCGCAGCAGATCGAAACGTTCCTGCCGCTGATTGCAAAGAGAGTCCGCCGGGTGATCGTGGTCAATGCCGTTTTAGTCTCCACCCTTGCAACCGTTACTGCCACGATGCAGGCGCTGGGGATCTTCCGCGAGGCGGTAAACGTCCAGGTGTCCCGCTCCTGTGCACTCGGCAAGAGTTTCATGTTCAAACCGATCGATCCGGTGTATATCATTGTCGGGGCTGGTGCCGCATGCTCGTAG
- a CDS encoding CorA family divalent cation transporter, whose amino-acid sequence MGQDPKDSAHQYEGGGATDGEERFMRWKDWQDMEQGSRRPRLQRSIDAIFSDYLMIALSLVLIPVLLIPFFVEISPAGQVVLGTLDSAILVIFILEYTLKLAFAENRREFFINPWHILDLFIIAAPVAGILAGAFQTVTGSLRLLRLLRLARSAALGTRVYARTESGSDQDTDTSTVRAQECTVSILYPAPAGTGRTWLARELRELPDADRTIPTGLPEGVMKWYDFTSVTPADLPNISRLTGVSVSLLSEALRERAFPWARSHRTYAAVYLKIRESRHNPANPRQILIAWRWILIVSKDHTLLTFSALPPQAPALIAKDALLEHDTLTPAEITYRFFQDALSRMEETLRSIEDELEYTGSLPISEQPASFFSETFRLKKESVRIHSWLLHTRDVLNSIVTGKVVLHGMEDGSRFSALLDRASYLYDISDDITENVSSLNDYYFNATSFQMGRVMKLIAVLSALTIIPTVVGSLLGSNLEGNPWPISLPQIVVIVGIAMLATAWVYYRLGWLRM is encoded by the coding sequence ATGGGTCAGGATCCAAAAGACAGCGCCCACCAGTACGAGGGGGGCGGGGCGACCGATGGAGAGGAGCGCTTTATGCGCTGGAAAGACTGGCAGGACATGGAGCAGGGTTCACGGCGTCCACGGCTCCAGAGGAGCATTGATGCCATCTTTTCCGATTACCTGATGATCGCACTCTCCCTTGTCCTTATTCCTGTCCTCCTTATCCCGTTCTTTGTGGAGATTTCCCCTGCGGGACAGGTCGTATTGGGTACGCTTGACAGTGCAATCCTCGTAATTTTTATTCTCGAATATACACTCAAGCTCGCGTTTGCAGAAAACCGTCGGGAATTTTTTATAAATCCCTGGCATATCCTGGATCTCTTTATTATTGCCGCACCGGTAGCTGGCATACTTGCCGGGGCATTCCAGACCGTAACCGGATCCCTGCGTCTGCTCCGGTTGCTCCGGCTCGCCCGGAGCGCGGCGCTGGGTACCCGGGTATATGCCCGCACAGAGTCCGGATCGGATCAGGATACAGATACCTCAACTGTCCGGGCTCAGGAGTGTACTGTAAGTATCCTGTATCCTGCCCCTGCCGGTACCGGCAGAACCTGGCTTGCCCGGGAATTGCGCGAGCTTCCGGATGCTGATCGCACTATCCCGACCGGGCTCCCCGAAGGGGTCATGAAATGGTATGATTTTACCTCAGTCACACCGGCGGATCTCCCAAATATTTCCCGGTTGACCGGGGTTTCTGTAAGCCTTCTCAGTGAGGCGCTCAGGGAACGTGCATTTCCCTGGGCAAGATCCCACCGTACATATGCCGCGGTGTACCTGAAAATCCGAGAAAGCCGCCACAATCCGGCAAACCCCCGGCAGATCCTCATTGCGTGGCGATGGATCCTCATTGTGAGTAAGGATCACACCCTGCTGACTTTCTCTGCCCTGCCACCCCAGGCCCCGGCACTGATCGCAAAAGACGCACTCCTGGAACACGATACCCTTACCCCTGCGGAAATAACCTACCGGTTCTTCCAGGATGCGTTATCAAGGATGGAGGAGACATTGCGTTCCATCGAAGACGAACTGGAATACACCGGCTCGCTTCCCATAAGCGAACAGCCGGCAAGTTTCTTTTCGGAAACCTTCAGGCTCAAAAAAGAATCGGTCCGGATCCACTCCTGGCTCCTCCATACCCGGGATGTCCTTAACAGCATTGTAACCGGCAAGGTGGTACTCCATGGCATGGAGGATGGTTCGCGTTTCTCGGCCCTTCTGGACCGGGCATCGTACCTGTACGATATCTCTGACGATATCACGGAAAACGTCTCATCGCTGAATGATTATTACTTCAATGCTACCTCGTTCCAGATGGGCCGGGTCATGAAGCTGATCGCGGTCCTCTCTGCACTGACCATTATCCCGACGGTGGTAGGAAGCCTCCTTGGTTCGAACC
- a CDS encoding cobalt-precorrin-4/precorrin-4 C(11)-methyltransferase, which yields MTMAKKSRDTGAKVWFVGAGPGDPGLITVKGQELVNTADVLIYAGSLVNPVLVEQSGAAVKQDSWGMHLDDMVDALEKNAKAGKKVVRLHSGDPALYGAIVEQMEILEARGVATEVVPGVSSLFAAAAALKTQLTLRGVSESVIVTRPAGKTLEKDQLAEFSLLNTTLVVFLGTEKLEEITAKLTCPQETPAAVVYHASWPDQKIVRGNVADIAAKARAAGIEHTALLLIGGVVGTRKEGHITSYLYS from the coding sequence ATGACCATGGCAAAAAAATCCCGGGATACCGGGGCAAAGGTCTGGTTTGTCGGTGCCGGACCCGGGGATCCCGGTCTTATTACGGTCAAGGGACAGGAACTGGTCAACACCGCAGATGTCCTGATCTACGCAGGATCGCTTGTGAACCCTGTTCTTGTGGAGCAATCGGGAGCTGCCGTAAAACAGGACAGCTGGGGCATGCACCTCGATGATATGGTCGATGCACTGGAAAAGAATGCAAAGGCCGGGAAAAAGGTCGTGCGCCTCCATTCGGGCGATCCCGCTCTCTATGGGGCAATTGTCGAGCAGATGGAGATCCTTGAGGCCCGGGGCGTGGCAACGGAGGTTGTGCCCGGCGTCTCCTCACTCTTTGCCGCTGCAGCAGCACTTAAGACCCAGCTCACCCTCCGGGGCGTTTCCGAATCAGTGATCGTGACCCGGCCGGCGGGTAAGACCCTGGAAAAAGATCAGCTTGCTGAATTCTCGCTCCTCAACACTACCCTGGTGGTTTTCCTTGGCACGGAAAAACTTGAAGAGATCACGGCAAAACTCACCTGCCCTCAGGAAACCCCGGCTGCGGTGGTGTACCATGCCTCGTGGCCTGACCAGAAGATTGTCCGGGGCAATGTTGCCGATATTGCGGCAAAGGCACGTGCAGCCGGGATCGAGCATACCGCCCTGCTCCTTATCGGGGGAGTTGTCGGCACCAGAAAGGAAGGCCACATCACTTCGTACCTCTATTCATGA
- a CDS encoding cobalt-factor II C(20)-methyltransferase has translation MLVGLGLGPGNPELLTLRAVRLLKEADTVFVPGRIAADLVAPYRESVMLDFPMTDDEDRIRACLEANAEKIAPVAETGLAVFGILGDPNFFSTFSRLCSILEKHHPGISCRTEPGISAITAFAAAADVPLNGGFVVSDGAEPSALIRLKARHPQKIIAGLKKEGYREFVLVERMFFPDMKVYRDDKIPEKTDYMSVLYARR, from the coding sequence ATGCTCGTAGGACTTGGCCTTGGCCCGGGAAACCCCGAGCTCTTAACACTCCGTGCCGTCCGGCTGCTCAAAGAGGCAGACACCGTATTTGTCCCGGGCCGGATTGCCGCAGACCTGGTTGCCCCGTACCGCGAGTCCGTGATGCTTGACTTTCCCATGACCGATGATGAGGACCGGATCCGGGCGTGCCTGGAGGCCAATGCAGAAAAGATCGCCCCTGTTGCAGAAACGGGCCTTGCGGTTTTCGGGATCCTTGGCGACCCGAACTTCTTTTCCACGTTCTCGCGTCTCTGCTCCATTCTTGAAAAACATCACCCGGGTATTTCCTGCCGGACCGAGCCCGGCATCAGTGCAATCACGGCCTTTGCTGCAGCAGCTGACGTCCCGCTCAATGGCGGTTTTGTGGTTTCAGATGGCGCAGAACCCTCGGCCCTGATCCGGCTTAAGGCCCGGCACCCGCAAAAGATTATTGCCGGCCTCAAAAAAGAGGGATACCGCGAATTTGTTCTCGTTGAGCGGATGTTCTTTCCTGATATGAAAGTGTACCGGGATGACAAGATCCCGGAGAAGACCGATTACATGAGCGTTCTGTACGCGAGGCGCTGA
- a CDS encoding cobalt-precorrin-7 (C(5))-methyltransferase — protein MKIVGVGCGPGLITEQAVQVIRSARLIYGSGRAIEMVQKLIPPTCVVRSISDYRNLAQLPENAVVLSTGDPMLAGLGYLPGEVVPGISSLQVAAARLHLPLSRVAVIVAHGRGHDRAMQETIEELRREKVVFLIADPRFDVDELYRRLGTMGLPGQIRIAVCENLGYPDEQILTGDLAAPPLPDADLYSLVIGQFGEVAKKPA, from the coding sequence ATGAAGATCGTTGGTGTGGGGTGCGGACCGGGCCTGATCACCGAGCAGGCGGTACAGGTGATCCGCTCGGCACGGCTCATTTACGGCTCCGGCCGGGCCATCGAAATGGTACAGAAACTCATCCCGCCCACCTGCGTAGTCAGGTCCATCAGCGATTACCGGAACCTTGCCCAGCTCCCCGAGAATGCCGTTGTGCTCTCGACCGGCGATCCTATGCTTGCCGGCCTTGGGTACCTGCCCGGGGAAGTGGTGCCCGGTATCTCCTCCCTCCAGGTAGCTGCTGCCCGGCTCCATCTCCCGCTCTCCCGGGTAGCCGTGATCGTTGCCCACGGGCGGGGGCATGACCGGGCCATGCAGGAGACCATTGAGGAACTCCGCCGGGAAAAAGTGGTTTTTCTCATTGCAGATCCCCGCTTTGACGTGGACGAATTATACCGGCGCCTGGGTACCATGGGGCTTCCCGGGCAGATCCGGATCGCGGTCTGTGAAAATCTGGGATATCCCGATGAACAGATCCTGACCGGTGATCTCGCAGCCCCGCCCCTGCCTGATGCGGATCTCTACTCCCTGGTGATCGGACAATTCGGGGAAGTCGCAAAGAAACCGGCCTGA
- a CDS encoding phosphate-starvation-inducible PsiE family protein: MIEEINKFERIVYTILIILLGAVLVCAIAELIWTFIGDLFNPGISLLDNKEIVAVLGSFLLVLITVELLDTMKAYIVENVIHVEVVVLLAIIAIARKVILLDPTSIPSDSGELVGIGIIIVGLAAAYYLIKKADVSIRYPPKKEESPAPEKQKEG, translated from the coding sequence ATGATTGAAGAGATCAACAAATTCGAGCGGATCGTGTATACGATCCTCATCATTTTGCTTGGTGCAGTGCTGGTCTGCGCAATAGCCGAGCTGATCTGGACGTTTATCGGTGACCTTTTCAATCCGGGAATAAGCCTGCTGGACAACAAGGAGATCGTGGCCGTGCTCGGCTCATTTTTACTCGTGCTCATCACGGTCGAGCTGCTGGACACAATGAAGGCATACATTGTCGAAAATGTGATCCACGTGGAAGTGGTTGTGCTCCTTGCGATCATCGCAATCGCCCGAAAAGTAATCCTGCTCGACCCAACATCGATACCCTCCGATTCCGGGGAGCTCGTTGGCATTGGAATTATCATAGTCGGGCTTGCTGCCGCGTACTACCTGATAAAAAAGGCCGATGTGTCGATCAGATACCCGCCGAAAAAAGAAGAATCTCCAGCACCGGAAAAACAAAAAGAGGGTTAA
- a CDS encoding cobalt-precorrin-5B (C(1))-methyltransferase, translating to MRDPVTGFVYPAAWVEKVSDPAGLEKVRGGSAVLTSSGTVLLRGYTTGTTAAAACKAAILSLAGDISRVTIQLPCGLSADLPVKARAGHASCRKYAGDYPSDVTAGIEFIADAAVAQKGILLVPGPGIGHFVRDTPRYKKREPAISTAPLACILSSMEEALGATGLSGATVTLSIPEGRTIADQTLNPRIGIEGGISVLGSTGLVEPWDDHLEDSVIARVAGATDPVITTGRVGLRYARLLFPDREVVLAGGKIKGALAAAKGEVTLCGLPALILKYIEPHILDKTGYATVEELAASPSFPSVALPILVAYKKKHPRVRVVLVNREGTVIAESP from the coding sequence ATGAGGGACCCGGTCACCGGTTTTGTGTACCCCGCAGCATGGGTAGAGAAGGTATCCGATCCTGCCGGCCTTGAGAAGGTCAGAGGGGGATCTGCGGTACTCACCTCGTCAGGAACCGTGCTTTTGAGGGGATATACTACCGGGACGACTGCCGCTGCTGCATGCAAGGCAGCAATACTCTCCCTTGCCGGGGATATTTCACGGGTAACAATTCAGCTGCCCTGCGGGCTTTCTGCAGATCTTCCGGTCAAGGCCCGGGCCGGTCATGCCTCGTGCAGGAAGTACGCCGGCGATTACCCCTCCGATGTGACTGCCGGGATCGAATTTATTGCAGATGCCGCAGTTGCCCAAAAAGGGATTTTGCTGGTACCCGGGCCGGGCATCGGCCACTTTGTACGGGATACACCGCGGTACAAAAAAAGGGAACCGGCCATAAGCACAGCCCCGCTTGCCTGCATCCTCTCCTCCATGGAAGAAGCACTTGGAGCAACCGGTCTTTCCGGTGCAACCGTTACGCTCTCAATCCCGGAAGGGAGGACCATTGCAGACCAGACCCTTAACCCCAGGATTGGAATCGAAGGCGGGATTTCGGTGCTTGGTTCAACCGGTCTTGTCGAACCCTGGGACGATCATCTTGAAGATTCGGTGATAGCCCGTGTGGCCGGGGCAACAGACCCGGTTATCACTACCGGACGGGTCGGGCTCAGGTATGCCCGGCTGCTTTTTCCCGATCGTGAAGTAGTGCTTGCCGGAGGTAAGATAAAAGGAGCACTTGCCGCGGCCAAAGGGGAAGTTACTCTCTGCGGCCTGCCGGCCCTGATCTTAAAATATATCGAACCGCATATTCTGGATAAGACCGGGTATGCGACCGTGGAAGAGCTTGCAGCCTCGCCTTCTTTCCCTTCGGTCGCACTCCCCATCCTTGTAGCATATAAGAAAAAACATCCCCGCGTGCGGGTGGTACTGGTGAACCGGGAAGGAACTGTTATCGCGGAGAGTCCATGA